The sequence TTTTTGCAAATATTCCAAGTCAGCGCCAGAACAAAACGCATCACCTTCACCAGTTAAAATAATTGCTTTTGTGTTTCCATTTTTACCGTATTGAATAATAGCATCGGTGAGCTCTTTAACCAACGTATCGTTGAGCGCATTCCGTTTTTGAGGACGGTTTAGAGAAATTGTTGTGATTGAATTTTGGTTTGAGATTTTAAGTTGGACAGGATTCATAAAATTTATGAGATTGCTGATTTTCTGAGATTCCGTACTGCATTAGTTATATTTTTACTTTTGAAAACCGAATTTCCCGCAACAAGAACATTAGCACCCGCTTCGACCAGTCGCCTTGCGTTGTCGGGACTTACACCGCCATCTACCTCAATAAGTAATTTCGGATTTACATTATCCCTAATGCGCGAAATAGTTTCAATTTTCTCGATCATAGATGTAATAAATTTTTGACCTCCAAAACCAGGATTCACTGTCATCACTAAAATCATATCAACATACGGAAATATTTCTATCAATGTATTTGTTGAGGTAGCGGGATTCAAAGTAACTCCGGCTTTGATACCCAGCGATTTGATTTGTTGCACAGTGCGGTGAAGATGCGGACAAGTTTCCACATGAACAGTAATGATATCCGAACCGGCTTTTACAAAATCTTCGATATACCTTTCCGGTTTCTCTATCATCAGGTGAGTATCCAATGTAAGCTTTGTGATTGACC is a genomic window of Bacteroidota bacterium containing:
- the rpe gene encoding ribulose-phosphate 3-epimerase, producing the protein MKNIIIAPSVLSADFTNLERQMRLVEKGGADWIHFDVMDGHFVPNITFGPIIIKALRSITKLTLDTHLMIEKPERYIEDFVKAGSDIITVHVETCPHLHRTVQQIKSLGIKAGVTLNPATSTNTLIEIFPYVDMILVMTVNPGFGGQKFITSMIEKIETISRIRDNVNPKLLIEVDGGVSPDNARRLVEAGANVLVAGNSVFKSKNITNAVRNLRKSAIS